The Petrotoga mobilis SJ95 genomic sequence TAATTCTTTTGCTTCTTCAGGGGTAATTTCTCCTTTTTCAATTTTTTCAAGAATTTCAAGTGTTTTTTCTCTACTTTCAATGTTTTCAGACTCGTATCCCATCGCTGTGGCGACTTCTTCTAATCTTGCTTTTGCCGTAGGATAAGAGATTCCAAGCTCTTTTTGTAATTCCGATAAATTTCCTCTAACCTTGATAAAAATCTTCAAAAAATTTAATTGTTGGTTTGTTAATTGAGCAAATTCCTCTAATTCAAAGTTACCAGTTATTTCAGTTCCACATTCTTCACATCGATATTTTACGATATTTAACTTCCCTCCACAAACAGGGCATTTGGATAAGCGGTATTTAGGCATATTAGGACCTCCTATTATTATTTTTTATGTTTTTTATGATATTTTGATAGTCTTTCTCGTTATTTTGAAAAAATTATAACATAAAACTTTAAAATTGTCAACTTTTAATAAAAAAATTTTTATTTTCTAAATAAAAAAATTAAACTTAATGGTTTCTAATATAAATTTTAAAAAAAGGGATAGGTATTTGATATAATCGATGATATAATACTTATTAGAATAATCGGGATGCAAAGAAAAATTTCACTTCGAGGAGGTCCAATCGTGGCAATAGATTCACCAAGTTGGTTAAAAAGTTCTATAATTTATGAAGTTTTTGTTAGAAATTATGGAAATGCTGGAACCTTCAACGATATATATAACGATATTGAACGTATTAAGGCTTTGGGAGCAGATATACTTTGGTTTATGCCTTTTTATCCCATCGGAAAAGTTGGTAGAAAAGGTACACATGGGAGTCCCTATTCAATAAAAGATTACGAAGAAATATCGAAAGAAATTGGTAATAAGAGGGATTTTAAAAGATTAATAGACAA encodes the following:
- a CDS encoding DUF2089 domain-containing protein, which encodes MPKYRLSKCPVCGGKLNIVKYRCEECGTEITGNFELEEFAQLTNQQLNFLKIFIKVRGNLSELQKELGISYPTAKARLEEVATAMGYESENIESREKTLEILEKIEKGEITPEEAKELLKKYKK